The sequence below is a genomic window from Streptomyces sp. NBC_00582.
CCGGCCACCCCGCCTGGACCGCCAACCTCCTCGCCCACCCCGACGCCGAGATCAGCTGGAAGGGGACCGGCATACCGGTGACCGCCCATCTGCTGACGGGGGAGGAACGGGCGGCGGTCTGGACGGAACTGCTCGCGTTCTGGCCGCCGTACGCGACCTACCAGGCGAGGGTGGAGCGGGAGATCCGGGTGTTCCGGCTGGTGCCCCGGCGCTAGGTGTGTTGTCCCGGGACGTTGGTGACACGCGTGCTGGGTGCTTGAACAGGTGAGGGCCTTCCGGGTTCGGTGTGGATCGCGACATCTGCACCAACGCTCAGGAGGCCCTCGTGTCCCACCGTAATGCGCCGCTGACGCCGACCGGCAGGCTCCGTCTGGCCCGGTGTGTCGTGGACGACGGCTGGCCGCTGCGCCGGGCCGCGGAACGCTTCCAGGTCAGTCACACCACCGCCGCACGCTGGGCGAGCCGCTACCGGCAGCACGGCGAGGCGGGGATGCGGGACCGCTCCAGCCGCCCGCACCGTCAACCGCACCGGACACCGGCGGCGGTGGAAGAACGGGTCGTGCGGCTGCGGCGCGAGCACCGTATCGGCCCACTGCGGCTGGCCGCCCGCACCGGCGTCGCCGCCTCCACCGCCCATCGCATCCTGCGCCGGCACGGCCTGCCCGTCCTGGCCGCCGTCGACCGGGCCACCGGCGAACCCGTCCGCCGTTACGAGCGTGCACGGCCCGGCGAACTGGTCCACATCGACGTCAAGAAGCTGGGGCGGATTCCCGACGGCGGCGGGCACCGCACCCAGGGCCGCGCCGAAGGCCGACGCAACCGCACCGGGACCGGCTACGCCTACCTGCACACCGCCCTGGACGACCACTCCCGCCTGGCCTACACCGAAGACCTGCCCGACGAGACCGCCCCGACCTGCGCCGCCTTCCTCACCCGCGCCACCGCCTGGTTCGCGCAGCAAGGGATCACCGTCGAACGGGTCCTGACCGACAACGCCTGGGCCTACACCAAGAACACCTGGCGTGACACCTGCCTCGACCTGGGGATCAGTCCCCGCTGGACGAGGCCCTGGCGGCCGCAGACGAACGGCAAGGTCGAACGCTTCCACCGCACCCTGCTCGAGGAATGGGCCTACACGCGGCCCTACATGTCAGACAGCGAACGTCAGGCAGCGTTTCCCGACTGGCTGCACTGGTACAACTACCACCGACCCCACACCGGCATCGGCGGCCACCCCCCAGCCAGCCGTGTCACCAACCTGTCCGGTCAGCACAGCTAGGCCGTGTCTGACAATTCCCGTCGTCGCCCGGAGGGCGGCCTGGCGGCGTCAGGTGCGTGCTCTCGGCGTGCCGGGCGTAGACCCTCGTACTGGGCGTACTCGGGTCTGCGCCCGGTGCGCCGAGAGTGCGTGCATGGCGTCGCGAGGCAGACGGGAATTGTCAGACACGGCCTAGAGGGCGTGCTGGAGCAGCAGGAACGTGCCGATGCCCAGCATCGCCGCTCCCGAGGTGCGGGTGACCGCGCGGGCCGCCGCGGGGCGGGCGCCCAGGACCGCCCGGGCCAGGACGCCGACCGCGAGATAGACGGCGGCGCAGCACGCCATGTGCAGCACCCCGAGGGCGGCGGTCTGCGCGGCGACCGGGAGGTGCGAGCCGCCCCCGGTCACCAGGAACTGCGGCAGGATCGACAGATACAGCAGCAGCCCCTTCGGGTTCAGCCCGCTGATCATCGCGCCCTGCGGGAAGACCCGGCCCTCGACCGCCGGCTCGCCCTCCGCCGGCACCCCGGGCCGCCGCAGCACGCCCCAGCCCAGCCACACCAGATACCCCGCCCCCGCCACCGTGAGCGCGGTGAGCAGCGCGGGCGAGCCCGCGACCAGGACGGCCAGGCCCGCCGTCGCCAGCGCCGTGTGCAGGGCGTAGCCGCTCACCAGACCGCCCACCGCCGCGCCCACCGAGCGGCCGCGCAGCCCGGCGGAGATCACATGGGCCCAGTCGGCGCCCGGCACACAGACCAGCAGCAGGTCCAGCGCGAGGAAAGAGATCAGCGTTCCCGTGTCCATACCGGGGACATTAGGCGCGATCCTGCCGAAAGTGTTCCTGTTCTTTTCCGGAAACGCGGGACAATGGGGAAAGATCTGCCCCATGGACGACGTGGACCGGAAGATTCTTGCCGAGCTGCAGCAGGACGGGCGGCTGACCGTGACCGAGCTGGCCGCGCGGGTGCGCCTGAGCGTCTCGCCCTGCCATCGGCGGCTGCGGGAGCTGGAGCGGTCCGGGGCGATCAGCGGCTACCGGGCGGTGGTGGACCCGGCCGCCGTCGGGCTGACCTTCGAGGCGCTGGTCTTCGTGTCCATGCGACAGGAGGACCGGGACACGGTCGCCGAGTTCGAGCGGGCGGTCGGCGAACTGGAACACGTCCTGGACGCCCAGCGGCTCTTCGGGGAGCCCGACTATCTGCTGCGGGTGGCGACGGCCGACCTCGCCGCCTTCCAACGGCTGTACGACGAGCGGCTCGCGACCCTGCCGGGGGTGCAGCGGCTGACGTCCACGCTGGTGATGAAGCACGTGGTCAAGGACCGGCCGTTGCCGGCATAGCGGCACGGGCGGTGGCCCCACCCTCGTGGAACCACCGCCCGCCAGACAGGACTGGAGACTTACTTCGTCGGCTTCTTGCCGGTGATGCCGAGGTGGACCAACAGCGCCAGGTTCGGCTTGAGTTCGGCCTGCTTGACGCCCCAGGACGTGAAGCCCTTCTGGTGCGAGGCGACCGCCGCGAGCATCGCGACCAGCGAACCGGCGATCGCCGCCGGGTTCACGTCCTTGTCGACCCGGCCCTTGGACTGCAGTTCGGCGACGGCGTCCGAGAGGGAGTTGTTCACCGAGTTGAGGATCTTCATCCTCAGCTTGTAGAAGCGCTTGTCGCCCTCGGCCGCGCCGAGGTCGACGACCCTGAGGATCGCGTCGTTCTTCTTCCAGAACTCCAGGAACCCGTCGACGAGTTCCTGCGCCGTCTGCCAGCCGGCCTTGCCGACCCACGAGCGACCCTCCAGCAGCTCCGTCAACGCGGCGCCCTCGGCGGCCATTTGCTCGGCGATCTCCAGGACGGCGCCCTCGACGTCCGGAAAGTACTGGTAAAAGGTCGCGGGCGAAGTGCCCGCCTTCCGGGCCACGTCGATGACCTTGACGTCCCGGTACGGAGAGGAGCTGAGCATCTCGCTGAGGCAGTCCAGCAGCTTCTGCCGCGTCGCCTGCCCGCGCCGGCCGGCCACGCGGCCGTCGACGGTACGCACTTGTCCTGTCATGCCGTCAGCTTACCGAGGGGTGATCGGAGCGCGATTCGGCCGACTGCAAATGGGGTGCGAGAGGCTCGGAGGAAGGGTGCGCTGGTCTGCGCGTTGCGTGAACCGCCGTTAGTTTGGCTGCATGGCCGAAAACAGGGCATCGGTGAACACAGAGGGTGGCGCCGGGGCGGTCCCCGAGGGCGTCCCGTGCTGGGTGGACGCGCAGCTTCCCGACGTGGACGCGGGCAGGCGGTTCTACGGCGAACTCTTCGGATGGACCTTCCAGCAGGCCTACGGCGCCTCCGTGTGGGCCCTGCTGGACGGCCGGCCCGTCGCCGCCCTCGCCCACAAGACGGACGGCCGGATGCCCACCGTCTGGACCGTGTACTTCTCCACCCCCGACGCCGAGGCCACCGTCCGGCGGATCCGGTCGGCCGGCGGACAGGTGGTCATGCCCCCGTTCCCGGTGGACGGACTGGGCTCCGCGGCCCTCGCCGCCGACCCCGAGGGCGCCGTCTTCGGCCTCTGGCAGCCCGGCAGCCACCCCGGCTTCGGCGTCCGGCACATCCCCGGCGCCTTCGCCTGGGCGCAGCTCTACGCCCGGGACACCGAGACCGCCAACACCTTCTACGGCCATCTCTTCCACGAGGCCCTCTTCGGGCCCGGCGCCGCGCCCGACTTCGGGCGGGTGCCGGTCACCGACGTCTTCCCGGAGGTCATGCCACCGCACTTCCTGGTCCACTTCGGGGTCCGGGACTGCGAGGCGGCGCTCGGCGCGGTGAGCCGGCTCGGCGGGCGGGTCACGGCGGGCCCGTTCACCGCCTCGTACGGAATCGTGGCGGTCGTCACGGACAATCAAGGTGCGTCGTTCGCGCTTCTTCAGCGTTGAACCACGTACCGGAGTACCCGCTCACGCCCCGTTCCGCAGGCTGTTTCGCCCCTTTATGAGATGAGACACCCCGATCGCCCCCGGGTTCGCAACCAGCCGCCCGGCCAGGAAGAATCTGGGGTGCGTGCCGCCATGGCGGTGCGGTGGTGAGACGCTGCACTTCGGTCGCGTACACATAGTGGGTGTCGTGGCCCGTACGGGGAGGTGGCAGGCAAGTGGTGGATCAGCTGACGCAGCACGATCCGCGGCGGATCGGGCCGTTCGAGGTGCTGGGACGGCTGGGGGCCGGCGGCATGGGGCTGGTCTATCTGGCGCGCTCGGCGTCGGGCCGGCGCGTGGCGATCAAGACGGTCCGGACCGAGCTCGCCGAGGACCAGCTCTTCCGCGTGCGCTTCACGCGCGAGGTGGAGGCGGCGCGGGCGGTCTCCGGCTTCTACACGGCCGCCGTCGTCGACGCCGACCCGCGCGCCGCCGTGCCCTGGCTCGCCACGGCCTACGTCCCCGCGCCCTCCCTCGAGGAGATAGTGAACGACTGCGGGCCGCTCCCGGCCCAGGCCGTGCGCTGGCTCGCCGCGGGTGTCGCCGAGGCGCTCCAGTCGATCCACGGGGCCGGGCTGGTCCACCGTGACCTCAAGCCCTCCAACGTCCTCGTCGTCGAGGACGGCCCCCGGGTGATCGACTTCGGCATCGCCTCCGGCGTTTCGAACACCCGTTTGACGATGACGAACGTCGCCGTCGGCACCCCCGCCTACATGTCCCCCGAGCAGGCCAAGGACTCCCGCAGCGTCACCGGCGCCAGCGACGTCTTCTCGCTGGGCTCCATGCTCGTCTTCGCCGCCACCGGCCACCCGCCCTTCCACGGCGCCAACCCGGTCGAGACGGTCTTCATGCTCCTGCGCGAGGGCCCGGACCTGGAGGGCCTCCCGGACGAGCTGCGCCCCCTCATCGAGTCCTGTATGCAGATGGAGGCCGCGGCCCGCCCCAACCCGGCCGACCTCCAGGCCCAGCTCGCCCCGCACCTGTTCGGCTCCGGCTCCGACGACAGCGGTACGGCGTCGGCGTGGCTGCCCGAGAAGGCGGTCACCCTCATCGAGACCCGCCGCGGCGGCCGTCCCGCCCCCAAACCGGCACCGGTGAGCCCGCGCGGCCCGCTGCCGCTGCCCCCGCCGCCCTCGCACGACCCCGTGGTGCCCGGGCCCGGCCCGGTGCCCGTCGGGATCGGCGCGCCCGACCCCGGCCCGGTCCACCTGGCCGGTGCGGCCGTGCCGATCGGCCCCGGCCCGCGCGTCGCCGACGTCCGCGCCACCGCCGCCGTCAAGGCACCGCTGCCCGAGCCCGGACTGGTCGCCAACTGGACCCGCGTCCGCCCCGGCGTCGGGGGCGCGGCCGACACCGCCCTCACGGCCCCGCAGACGGCGGCCGCCCCCGACGGCCACCCGGCGGGCTGGCGCCCCTGGCGGTTCCGGATGTCCAACGACGTGTGGGGCACCCCGGCCGTCTTCGGCGACCTCGTCTACGTCACCTCCTTCGAGGTGCACGCCCTCGACGTGGCGACCGGGCGGCGGCGCTTCAAGACCCGGGACGTGGCCTGGTCGATGG
It includes:
- a CDS encoding IS481 family transposase; this encodes MSHRNAPLTPTGRLRLARCVVDDGWPLRRAAERFQVSHTTAARWASRYRQHGEAGMRDRSSRPHRQPHRTPAAVEERVVRLRREHRIGPLRLAARTGVAASTAHRILRRHGLPVLAAVDRATGEPVRRYERARPGELVHIDVKKLGRIPDGGGHRTQGRAEGRRNRTGTGYAYLHTALDDHSRLAYTEDLPDETAPTCAAFLTRATAWFAQQGITVERVLTDNAWAYTKNTWRDTCLDLGISPRWTRPWRPQTNGKVERFHRTLLEEWAYTRPYMSDSERQAAFPDWLHWYNYHRPHTGIGGHPPASRVTNLSGQHS
- a CDS encoding LysE family translocator, producing the protein MDTGTLISFLALDLLLVCVPGADWAHVISAGLRGRSVGAAVGGLVSGYALHTALATAGLAVLVAGSPALLTALTVAGAGYLVWLGWGVLRRPGVPAEGEPAVEGRVFPQGAMISGLNPKGLLLYLSILPQFLVTGGGSHLPVAAQTAALGVLHMACCAAVYLAVGVLARAVLGARPAAARAVTRTSGAAMLGIGTFLLLQHAL
- a CDS encoding outer membrane protein assembly factor BamB family protein, with product MVDQLTQHDPRRIGPFEVLGRLGAGGMGLVYLARSASGRRVAIKTVRTELAEDQLFRVRFTREVEAARAVSGFYTAAVVDADPRAAVPWLATAYVPAPSLEEIVNDCGPLPAQAVRWLAAGVAEALQSIHGAGLVHRDLKPSNVLVVEDGPRVIDFGIASGVSNTRLTMTNVAVGTPAYMSPEQAKDSRSVTGASDVFSLGSMLVFAATGHPPFHGANPVETVFMLLREGPDLEGLPDELRPLIESCMQMEAAARPNPADLQAQLAPHLFGSGSDDSGTASAWLPEKAVTLIETRRGGRPAPKPAPVSPRGPLPLPPPPSHDPVVPGPGPVPVGIGAPDPGPVHLAGAAVPIGPGPRVADVRATAAVKAPLPEPGLVANWTRVRPGVGGAADTALTAPQTAAAPDGHPAGWRPWRFRMSNDVWGTPAVFGDLVYVTSFEVHALDVATGRRRFKTRDVAWSMAVADGRVHASDGPTLFALEAREGQDLWRLQTDAWVYCLRAERGTVVTATRGGGVQAWEASTGQKLWEISGCQSDFESPEAGPALHDGTVFVWQDARLRALDARTGDERWSYPIGDAASCGGVPVRVTPAPDGHVYLSAGTRVIAVDVASGMVRWHFEAPAVFLSPPAFVPGPAVTGGGVYLADYLGTVYALDAADGRDRWRIATEARASIDPVLVAAGHVHVGSGKGLYTLDAVTGTPKWRFQAGGDIVGSPAVAEGRIHFGSTDHLLYTLKADDGRLRWKLATGGEITGSPVVRDGVVYACSKDRCVYALDAEKGTGTARTA
- a CDS encoding TetR family transcriptional regulator, translated to MRTVDGRVAGRRGQATRQKLLDCLSEMLSSSPYRDVKVIDVARKAGTSPATFYQYFPDVEGAVLEIAEQMAAEGAALTELLEGRSWVGKAGWQTAQELVDGFLEFWKKNDAILRVVDLGAAEGDKRFYKLRMKILNSVNNSLSDAVAELQSKGRVDKDVNPAAIAGSLVAMLAAVASHQKGFTSWGVKQAELKPNLALLVHLGITGKKPTK
- a CDS encoding VOC family protein, whose amino-acid sequence is MAENRASVNTEGGAGAVPEGVPCWVDAQLPDVDAGRRFYGELFGWTFQQAYGASVWALLDGRPVAALAHKTDGRMPTVWTVYFSTPDAEATVRRIRSAGGQVVMPPFPVDGLGSAALAADPEGAVFGLWQPGSHPGFGVRHIPGAFAWAQLYARDTETANTFYGHLFHEALFGPGAAPDFGRVPVTDVFPEVMPPHFLVHFGVRDCEAALGAVSRLGGRVTAGPFTASYGIVAVVTDNQGASFALLQR
- a CDS encoding Lrp/AsnC family transcriptional regulator, with product MDDVDRKILAELQQDGRLTVTELAARVRLSVSPCHRRLRELERSGAISGYRAVVDPAAVGLTFEALVFVSMRQEDRDTVAEFERAVGELEHVLDAQRLFGEPDYLLRVATADLAAFQRLYDERLATLPGVQRLTSTLVMKHVVKDRPLPA